The Chthoniobacterales bacterium genome has a window encoding:
- a CDS encoding class I SAM-dependent methyltransferase, whose product MKSDLEAEFAKLAPWVFQFEIDGAIYGGGVSATGDIRVEQFFDYVPKAATILELGSLEGAQTFIMAQRPGVTRVVALEGREFNLRKARFVQELLRIPNAEFVQANLEDADLAAYGKFDAVFCSGLLYHLPEPWKLIAQLPAIAPALFIWTQYAKEEEATEVAPGLRGKICPEGGSDEPLSGMSATATWLTLDSLITLLKRSGYGRVDLIKDDPGHSNGPAVAVGARIH is encoded by the coding sequence GTGAAATCAGACCTCGAAGCGGAATTCGCCAAGCTTGCCCCGTGGGTTTTCCAATTCGAAATTGACGGCGCGATTTACGGCGGCGGAGTGAGCGCGACTGGCGATATCCGGGTCGAGCAGTTTTTCGATTACGTCCCCAAGGCAGCAACGATCCTGGAGCTCGGCTCATTGGAAGGCGCCCAAACCTTTATCATGGCGCAGCGGCCCGGAGTAACCCGGGTCGTGGCGCTCGAAGGCCGCGAGTTCAACCTCCGCAAGGCGCGATTCGTCCAGGAACTCCTGCGGATCCCGAACGCAGAATTCGTCCAGGCCAATTTGGAAGACGCCGATCTGGCCGCCTACGGAAAATTCGACGCGGTGTTTTGTTCCGGGCTTCTCTATCATTTGCCGGAGCCGTGGAAATTGATTGCGCAACTTCCGGCGATCGCGCCCGCCCTGTTTATCTGGACGCAGTATGCCAAAGAGGAAGAGGCAACCGAGGTTGCGCCGGGATTGCGCGGAAAAATCTGTCCGGAAGGCGGTTCCGACGAGCCACTCAGCGGAATGTCAGCCACAGCTACCTGGCTGACCCTCGATTCGCTGATCACGCTGCTGAAGCGCAGCGGCTATGGAAGGGTTGATTTGATCAAAGACGATCCGGGCCATTCAAACGGCCCGGCGGTGGCGGTCGGCGCCAGGATCCACTAA
- a CDS encoding glycosyl hydrolase family 28-related protein gives MKLKISHYLCLLVAIATLGQSNAYAVGSWTFTSVRSSFNGLPGAVGDGVANDTAAINRAIAAGTTIYFPPGKYRYVGPMTVPSNISYRFFGDGPGISTIIFTDAVGGINAPSIVDKTFQVDGLTIQGNFGNTGIGINAALQPNNPKFRTVTIRNVEIRGSDRTQNPAGYWGTGIKVYQAQNALIEDVQVHGKLDPASPGPTASVGIEWSSDPALPSTQLFMHDIQVDFYQVAIKTSGWVEGFYLDKFELVFCGYPLPNSKAAMELSATSPSSPGLVFHISDGHVNQFCCGIRLTNIWHAKISQVNFFNQIYDGTHLTLTNCRDVMVTDNNFEDFGISGETNTNGIYSINSTQVRLAGNSIALAPTTTNGSCIVVDSASRKVKILDNTFESSPRQIYDAAPDTYIRLIP, from the coding sequence ATGAAGCTCAAAATTTCTCACTATCTCTGCCTTCTCGTCGCCATCGCAACGTTAGGTCAAAGCAACGCATATGCCGTGGGTTCTTGGACCTTTACCAGTGTCAGGAGTTCCTTCAACGGGCTGCCTGGCGCCGTTGGGGATGGTGTCGCCAATGACACAGCGGCGATCAATCGCGCAATCGCGGCGGGGACCACAATCTATTTTCCACCTGGAAAATACAGGTACGTCGGTCCCATGACAGTCCCCTCAAATATCTCCTATCGATTCTTTGGGGATGGACCCGGCATCTCGACGATTATTTTCACGGATGCAGTTGGCGGGATTAACGCGCCTTCCATCGTGGACAAAACTTTTCAAGTGGATGGACTAACCATCCAGGGAAATTTCGGCAATACCGGCATCGGGATCAACGCCGCGCTTCAGCCCAATAACCCAAAGTTCCGAACGGTGACTATCCGAAATGTGGAAATCAGAGGATCAGACCGCACCCAAAATCCCGCAGGATATTGGGGAACAGGGATCAAGGTCTACCAGGCGCAAAATGCGCTGATCGAAGACGTCCAGGTTCATGGAAAACTTGATCCTGCTAGCCCCGGCCCAACCGCGAGCGTCGGAATTGAATGGAGCTCGGACCCAGCGTTACCCTCCACGCAGCTCTTCATGCACGACATCCAGGTGGATTTTTACCAAGTTGCCATTAAGACCTCGGGATGGGTTGAAGGTTTCTATTTGGATAAATTTGAACTGGTCTTTTGCGGCTACCCTCTCCCCAACTCCAAGGCAGCTATGGAGCTTTCGGCCACTAGCCCTTCCTCTCCGGGGTTGGTATTTCACATTTCGGACGGCCACGTTAATCAATTTTGTTGTGGAATACGCCTGACGAATATTTGGCACGCAAAGATTTCCCAGGTGAATTTTTTCAATCAAATATACGATGGCACGCACTTAACCCTGACCAATTGCCGTGACGTAATGGTTACCGATAATAACTTCGAGGATTTCGGCATATCAGGCGAAACGAATACGAACGGTATCTATTCTATCAACAGCACGCAGGTTCGACTCGCCGGAAACTCCATCGCCTTGGCCCCAACTACTACTAATGGAAGCTGCATCGTTGTCGACTCGGCTTCCAGGAAGGTAAAAATCCTGGATAACACGTTCGAAAGCTCTCCTCGGCAGATTTATGACGCGGCGCCTGACACGTACATCCGCCTGATTCCATGA